Proteins encoded together in one Candidatus Sulfotelmatobacter sp. window:
- a CDS encoding glutaredoxin domain-containing protein — MTVRALFYFQPGCLSCELMRMVLEAKEIPFEEHDISKDLEARRIMTDEHDSTETPTLVVFSGEEVDVIVGFDPVRLDQFLDPAPSSDSVTES, encoded by the coding sequence ATGACCGTCCGCGCCTTGTTCTACTTCCAACCCGGTTGCCTCTCCTGCGAGCTGATGCGAATGGTGCTCGAAGCCAAGGAAATTCCCTTCGAGGAGCACGACATCAGCAAGGACCTGGAGGCCCGCCGCATCATGACTGACGAACACGACAGCACCGAGACCCCAACTCTCGTCGTCTTTTCGGGCGAAGAAGTGGACGTTATTGTCGGCTTCGATCCTGTGCGCCTTGACCAGTTCCTCGACCCCGCCCCATCATCGGATTCGGTGACTGAATCCTGA
- a CDS encoding OsmC family protein, with the protein MISAKAIWTDNERYVAEATSRHAIVMDTATEKTANSPMELVLIALCGCTASDVVGILRKKRESFASLEVSASGERSSGYPAVFTEISLLYRITGKVSRKALEDAVRLSKEKYCSVSAMLEKTAKITSKIEIVD; encoded by the coding sequence GTGATATCCGCCAAGGCAATCTGGACCGACAACGAACGTTACGTCGCCGAAGCCACGTCGCGACATGCGATCGTGATGGACACCGCGACCGAGAAGACTGCCAACAGCCCGATGGAACTGGTGCTGATCGCTTTGTGCGGCTGCACCGCATCGGATGTGGTCGGCATTTTGCGCAAGAAGCGCGAGTCGTTTGCGAGCCTGGAGGTTAGCGCCAGCGGCGAGCGCTCATCGGGCTATCCGGCCGTCTTTACTGAAATCAGCCTGTTGTATCGCATCACTGGTAAAGTTTCTCGCAAGGCGCTGGAAGATGCGGTACGTCTCTCAAAAGAAAAATATTGCTCCGTCTCGGCGATGCTGGAAAAGACTGCGAAGATTACGTCGAAGATTGAAATCGTAGATTAG
- a CDS encoding cation-efflux pump, producing the protein MALSARSGDNSCMSGSPAISSADLMRSEKRGAAGTSVLASVLITSLKIAVGVSTGSLGILSEAAHSGLDLIASLLTFFSVGVSDKPADADHQYGHGKIENFSAFVETGLLLLTCAWIIYEAGLRLFFRRIDIEPSIAAFAVMLCSMGLDWWRSRALGRIAAKYDSQALEADALHFSTDIWSAGVVVLGLILVLMGRAYRVEWLRASDPIAALFVAGVVVSVSWRLARRTVDALLDAAPPGVRSKIYDAVLRVEGVIEVDRVRIRRAGNRYFADLAVGLARTVTFQRSGQVAASVTEAVRRVLPDADVTVQPLPRAQRSENIFDQVRAVATRNNLNVHDISVQDFAGRLHVEQHIELDERMSLKDAHDQVTELEADMRRDVSEIADILTHIESEPATIEKPEEVVSDAELEYRLKAVASQFPEVLDVHDFIVKRVRGRLYISCHCTLPDDLSLARVHDIQTELEIRFKQDAPELFRVLIHPEPSTDNRR; encoded by the coding sequence ATGGCGCTTTCCGCTCGCAGCGGCGATAATTCGTGCATGTCGGGTAGCCCGGCCATTTCTTCGGCGGACTTGATGCGCTCGGAGAAGCGCGGAGCGGCGGGGACATCTGTTCTGGCCTCGGTTCTCATCACGAGCCTGAAGATCGCAGTGGGCGTCAGCACCGGAAGCTTGGGCATTCTTTCGGAGGCGGCGCACTCCGGACTCGACTTAATCGCCTCGCTCCTCACCTTCTTTTCCGTCGGTGTTTCCGACAAGCCCGCCGACGCCGATCACCAGTATGGCCACGGCAAGATCGAGAATTTCTCCGCGTTCGTCGAAACCGGACTGCTGCTGCTGACCTGCGCCTGGATCATCTACGAAGCTGGGTTGCGCCTGTTCTTCCGACGCATTGACATTGAACCTTCGATCGCAGCTTTTGCGGTGATGCTGTGTTCGATGGGACTCGACTGGTGGCGCTCCCGCGCGCTCGGCCGCATCGCGGCGAAGTACGACAGCCAGGCCCTCGAAGCCGACGCGTTGCATTTTTCCACCGATATCTGGTCGGCGGGGGTGGTCGTGCTCGGGTTGATTTTAGTTCTGATGGGGCGGGCCTATCGGGTGGAGTGGCTGCGCGCATCCGATCCGATCGCGGCATTGTTCGTGGCGGGAGTGGTAGTTTCGGTGAGCTGGCGGCTGGCCCGCCGCACCGTCGACGCTTTACTCGACGCTGCTCCGCCGGGAGTGCGCTCTAAGATTTATGACGCCGTTCTGCGCGTAGAGGGCGTCATCGAAGTCGATCGCGTACGCATCCGGCGGGCGGGGAATCGTTATTTCGCCGATCTCGCCGTCGGGCTGGCGCGCACTGTGACCTTTCAGCGCTCGGGCCAAGTGGCCGCATCGGTCACCGAAGCCGTGCGCAGAGTTCTACCTGACGCCGATGTCACCGTTCAGCCGCTGCCACGCGCCCAGCGTTCGGAGAATATTTTCGACCAGGTTCGCGCCGTGGCCACGCGCAATAATCTTAATGTGCATGACATCAGCGTGCAGGATTTCGCCGGCCGCCTGCACGTAGAACAGCACATCGAACTCGATGAGCGCATGTCGCTCAAAGACGCGCACGACCAGGTCACCGAACTCGAGGCCGACATGCGCCGCGACGTTTCCGAAATTGCCGACATCCTTACGCACATCGAGAGCGAGCCGGCTACGATCGAAAAGCCGGAAGAAGTGGTGAGCGACGCCGAACTCGAATATCGCCTCAAAGCCGTGGCCTCACAGTTCCCGGAAGTTCTCGATGTCCACGACTTCATCGTCAAGCGTGTGCGCGGGCGCCTATATATCTCGTGCCACTGCACGCTGCCGGACGATCTTTCTCTGGCGCGCGTGCACGATATTCAGACGGAACTCGAAATCCGTTTCAAGCAGGACGCTCCCGAGTTGTTCCGCGTCCTGATCCACCCCGAACCCAGCACGGATAACCGGAGATAG
- a CDS encoding NAD-dependent epimerase/dehydratase family protein, translating into MPKPVVVVTGVSGNLGSRLLPLLGSYSVIGVDLIPPQTDTEMQFESLDLGQESSTRILYELLRDTHAYAVVHLAFVIDPVRTGVLDVERMWQINVAGTARVMEAITEANRSTDDGVKQFLFASSVSAYGSDLPAPVTEESALGAHTLPYAIHKRQSDEVVQTRSHALRGCSAYILRPHIFAGASVENYLMGAFRGTPNGKGLRAEKMRGEGKRLSCMLPRGQQYLDNKIQFIHIDDMARLIQHILQREPEMQRLTVLNVAGRGDPLTFGQCVEMAQAKLVRVPGRWAMQQVLQFLWKNKISAIPPEAVPYMTSEYIMNTDRLRRFLGPEYEHVIRYTIADAFADSFRRDAAATT; encoded by the coding sequence ATGCCCAAACCTGTCGTCGTAGTAACCGGTGTGTCGGGCAATCTGGGCTCCAGGCTACTGCCGCTGCTGGGAAGTTATTCGGTGATTGGGGTGGACCTGATTCCACCCCAAACCGACACCGAGATGCAGTTCGAGAGCCTGGACCTGGGTCAGGAATCGTCTACTCGCATTTTGTATGAATTGCTGCGCGACACACATGCCTACGCGGTGGTTCATCTCGCATTCGTGATCGATCCTGTCCGCACCGGCGTGCTCGATGTCGAACGTATGTGGCAGATCAACGTTGCGGGTACGGCGCGTGTGATGGAAGCCATCACCGAAGCCAATCGCAGTACCGACGATGGCGTTAAGCAGTTCCTCTTTGCAAGCAGCGTGTCCGCTTATGGATCCGATCTGCCTGCCCCTGTTACCGAGGAGTCGGCGCTCGGCGCGCATACTCTGCCGTACGCAATTCACAAGAGGCAATCCGATGAGGTTGTGCAGACACGCTCCCACGCGCTGCGCGGCTGTAGCGCCTATATTTTGCGGCCCCACATTTTTGCCGGGGCCAGCGTCGAGAATTATCTGATGGGAGCGTTCCGGGGCACTCCCAACGGCAAAGGCCTCCGTGCCGAGAAAATGCGCGGCGAGGGCAAACGCCTGTCCTGCATGCTTCCGCGCGGTCAGCAGTATCTCGATAACAAGATTCAATTCATTCATATCGACGACATGGCGCGGCTCATCCAGCACATCCTGCAGCGCGAACCGGAAATGCAACGCCTGACCGTGCTCAACGTGGCCGGCCGCGGCGATCCACTCACCTTCGGCCAATGCGTCGAGATGGCGCAGGCTAAACTTGTGCGCGTGCCCGGCCGGTGGGCGATGCAGCAGGTGCTGCAATTCCTATGGAAAAATAAAATTTCCGCCATTCCCCCCGAAGCAGTTCCCTATATGACCAGCGAGTACATTATGAACACGGATCGCCTCCGCCGCTTCCTCGGTCCGGAATACGAGCACGTGATTCGCTACACCATCGCCGATGCATTCGCGGATTCCTTTCGCCGCGACGCGGCCGCCACGACCTGA
- a CDS encoding sigma-70 family RNA polymerase sigma factor has translation MKVPNQPVSAASFEELAMPLFDQLYNFARWLAQDTAEAEDLVQETYAKALRGFSSFQAGTNFRAWMYRILRNSFLTSRTGLKTTIALGEEIDESLLPAETNTPESILLGQADCEMMQRALTDLPIPFREILLLCEVEEMSYHEIAETLAVPVGTVMSRLSRARKALRDLLRTRIEGGRHA, from the coding sequence ATGAAGGTGCCGAACCAGCCCGTATCTGCCGCGAGCTTTGAAGAACTGGCCATGCCCTTATTCGACCAGCTCTACAATTTCGCGCGCTGGCTCGCCCAGGACACCGCAGAGGCCGAAGATCTGGTGCAGGAAACCTATGCCAAGGCGTTACGAGGATTCTCCTCATTTCAAGCCGGCACAAACTTCCGCGCCTGGATGTATCGAATTCTGCGAAATTCGTTTCTGACTTCACGAACTGGGCTGAAGACGACGATCGCGCTCGGCGAGGAAATCGACGAAAGTCTCTTGCCTGCCGAGACAAATACACCGGAGAGCATCTTGCTCGGTCAAGCTGATTGCGAAATGATGCAGCGGGCGCTGACCGATCTGCCAATTCCCTTCCGCGAGATTCTGCTGCTGTGTGAGGTGGAGGAAATGTCGTATCACGAGATTGCGGAAACGCTGGCTGTTCCCGTCGGCACCGTGATGTCGCGCCTGTCCCGGGCACGGAAGGCACTGCGCGATTTGTTGCGGACCAGGATCGAAGGAGGACGTCATGCCTGA
- a CDS encoding zf-HC2 domain-containing protein yields the protein MPDEHGPCEQWREKRDAYVDGELDSADAAGLAAHIRVCARCANDVLERVQMKRSVQLAGKRFAPSAEFRNRISKNVAVRPARKSAWLSIVAVPALSVIILSAGVNLYARKQSEHRQLVYSELADLHVAALAGASPVDVVSSDRHTVKPWFQGRIPFTFNLPELQGSEFTLLGGRVTYLAQTPGAHLIYQLRKHEISVFIFQDRGEPTADLPAGTLHTLSFNAENWRQNGLRYFVLGEVGAADIKALSKLLRDAA from the coding sequence ATGCCTGATGAACACGGACCCTGTGAGCAATGGCGCGAAAAGCGGGATGCCTACGTTGACGGCGAACTCGACTCGGCTGACGCTGCTGGGCTGGCAGCGCATATAAGGGTATGCGCAAGATGCGCCAATGACGTGCTGGAACGCGTGCAGATGAAGCGGTCCGTTCAATTGGCTGGGAAGCGCTTCGCCCCGAGCGCGGAATTCCGGAATCGAATTTCGAAAAATGTCGCCGTGAGACCGGCCCGGAAAAGCGCGTGGCTCTCGATCGTCGCTGTGCCGGCGCTCTCGGTGATCATTCTCTCGGCCGGAGTGAATCTTTATGCGCGGAAGCAAAGCGAACATCGGCAGCTTGTGTATAGCGAACTCGCCGACCTGCATGTCGCCGCTCTGGCCGGCGCGTCGCCGGTTGACGTCGTTTCCAGCGACCGCCACACGGTAAAGCCGTGGTTTCAGGGAAGGATTCCTTTCACCTTCAATTTGCCGGAGTTGCAGGGATCGGAGTTCACGTTGCTCGGAGGGCGCGTGACGTATCTTGCCCAGACTCCGGGCGCGCATTTGATTTATCAGCTGCGCAAGCATGAGATTTCGGTTTTTATTTTTCAGGATCGCGGCGAGCCAACCGCTGATTTGCCCGCTGGGACTTTGCACACACTGTCTTTTAATGCGGAGAACTGGCGGCAGAACGGTTTGCGATATTTTGTGCTGGGGGAGGTCGGCGCGGCAGATATTAAGGCCTTGAGCAAATTGCTCCGGGATGCGGCGTAG
- the ubiE gene encoding bifunctional demethylmenaquinone methyltransferase/2-methoxy-6-polyprenyl-1,4-benzoquinol methylase UbiE, with product MAVMEQGINKVTIVGAAPEGASDPRAAATAVREMFTSIAPRYDLLNHVLSFNIDRMWWRRASRVFRDILNRPGARILDLCCGTGDMAFALRRQAERSSAEILGADFSHAMLQRATAKSTAHKSSSSPMPHWIEADALNLPFPSAHFDLVTSAFGFRNLADYDAGLSEIVRVLRPGGECGILDFGEPNGLIGAVYRIYFKQVLPRLGTMISGVRGPYAYLPASVERFPPPEEMVDRMKRAGLVEPTWTPYTLGIAGLYRARK from the coding sequence ATGGCGGTCATGGAGCAGGGAATCAACAAGGTAACCATAGTGGGGGCAGCTCCGGAGGGGGCAAGCGATCCCCGCGCCGCCGCGACCGCGGTGCGCGAGATGTTCACCTCGATCGCTCCGCGCTATGACCTGCTGAACCACGTATTGTCGTTCAACATCGACCGTATGTGGTGGCGTCGCGCGTCGCGCGTCTTTCGCGACATCTTGAATCGACCCGGCGCGCGGATTCTTGACCTGTGCTGCGGAACTGGGGACATGGCGTTTGCACTACGGCGGCAAGCAGAGCGGTCGTCTGCGGAGATTTTGGGCGCGGATTTTTCCCACGCTATGTTGCAGCGGGCCACGGCGAAGTCAACCGCGCACAAGTCGTCGAGTAGCCCGATGCCGCATTGGATCGAAGCCGACGCTCTTAATCTGCCGTTTCCCAGCGCGCATTTCGATCTCGTGACCTCGGCTTTCGGCTTTCGCAATCTCGCCGACTACGACGCGGGATTGAGTGAAATCGTGCGCGTGCTGCGGCCCGGAGGCGAGTGCGGCATTCTCGATTTCGGCGAGCCCAACGGATTGATAGGCGCAGTCTATCGAATTTATTTCAAGCAAGTGCTGCCCCGACTAGGCACAATGATTTCTGGCGTCCGCGGCCCGTATGCTTATCTTCCCGCGTCGGTTGAGCGCTTTCCACCGCCGGAGGAAATGGTGGATCGGATGAAACGCGCGGGTCTGGTGGAACCCACATGGACGCCGTACACACTGGGAATCGCGGGCCTGTATCGAGCAAGGAAGTAA
- a CDS encoding DinB family protein encodes MKMQETAQQYTQRILSNVDGREALTVQQATPARLKKLIRGLSAKQLKWKPEPGKWSIAEILAHLADAEIAGSWRMRLIVGASGTEVHPFDQDAWAAAFQYAKRDARNSVEVFRVLRENNLAMLKALRPEDWDKFGMHLERGKETIAHMTRMFAGHDTNHVRQIEGIVSQLTSRPKRTRK; translated from the coding sequence ATGAAAATGCAAGAAACCGCGCAGCAATACACGCAACGAATCTTGAGCAACGTCGACGGACGAGAGGCGCTCACTGTTCAACAGGCAACGCCGGCCAGGCTCAAGAAACTAATTCGCGGGTTGAGTGCCAAACAACTGAAGTGGAAGCCGGAGCCGGGGAAATGGTCGATTGCCGAAATCCTGGCCCATCTGGCGGACGCGGAGATTGCCGGCAGTTGGCGTATGCGTTTGATCGTTGGAGCCAGCGGAACCGAGGTTCATCCTTTCGATCAGGACGCATGGGCCGCGGCCTTTCAATATGCCAAGCGCGACGCAAGAAACTCGGTCGAAGTTTTCCGCGTACTCCGCGAGAATAACCTCGCAATGCTGAAGGCTCTTCGCCCGGAAGACTGGGACAAGTTTGGGATGCATCTGGAGCGCGGAAAGGAAACCATCGCGCACATGACGCGCATGTTCGCCGGGCACGATACGAACCATGTGCGGCAGATCGAGGGCATTGTCTCGCAACTCACGTCTCGACCGAAGAGAACGCGGAAGTAG